One Bombus vancouverensis nearcticus chromosome 7, iyBomVanc1_principal, whole genome shotgun sequence DNA window includes the following coding sequences:
- the LOC117156054 gene encoding adenosylhomocysteinase-like 1 isoform X3, producing the protein MADSGDAVNSTSSGKEARNTVTDGPVTDPASNNKDSKSGALKKSSRYRSRSLSASSTDSYSSASYTGSSSDEDDVSPREKLQKTENGFTDFCVRNINQHAFGRREIEIAEQEMPGIMALRKRAADDKPLKNAKIVGCTHINAQTAVLIETLVHLGAQVRWAACNIYSTQNEVAAALAHAGYPIFAWRGETEEDFWWCIDKCVAAENWQPNMILDDGGDATHLMLKKYNAMFKMIQGIVEESVTGVHRLYQLSKAGKLSVPAMNVNDSVTKTKFDNLYSCRESIIDSLKRSTDIMFGGKQVVICGYGEVGKGCCQALKGLGCIVYITEIDPICALQASMDGFRVMKLNEVIRNVDIVITATGNKNVVTREHMDKMKNGCVVCNMGHSNTEIDINSLRTPDLTWEKVRSQVDHVIWPDGKRIVLLAEGRLVNLSCSSIPSFVVSITAATQALALIELFNAPSGRYKSDVYLLPKKMDEYVASLHLPTFDAHLTELTDEQAKYMGLNKAGPFKPNYYRY; encoded by the exons ATGGCTGACAGCGGGGATGCTGTGAATAGTACGTCTTCAGGGAAAGAGGCTAGAAATACCGTTACCGATGGTCCTGTCACCGATCCAGCATCAAACAACAAG GATTCCAAGTCAGGAGCTTTGAAGAAGTCCAGCCGTTATCGTAGTCGATCTTTGTCAGCCAGTAGCACAGATAGTTACAGTTCTG CATCTTATACAGGAAGTTCATCGGACGAAGATGACGTGTCACCTCGTGAAAAACTTCAAAAAACAGAAAATGGTTTCACAGATTTTTGTGTACGCAACATTAATCAACATGCATTTGGTAGAAGAGAGATAGAAATAGCGGAACAAGAAATGCCGGGAATTATGGCACTTCGTAAACGTGCCGCCGATGATAAG CCATTGAAAAATGCTAAAATCGTTGGGTGCACTCATATCAATGCTCAAACTGCTGTTCTTATTGAAACCTTAGTACATTTGGGTGCACAAGTTAGATGGGCAGCATGTAACATATATTCTACTCAAAATGAAGTGGCTGCTGCTCTGGCTCATGCTGGTTATCCAATTTTTGCTTGGCGCGGTGAAACAGAAGAAGATTTTTGGTGGTGTATTGATAAATGTGTAGCTGCTGAAAATTGGCAACCTAATATGATATTAGATGATGGTGGTGATGCAACACATTTAATGCTcaaaaaatataatgctatGTTTAAAATGATTCAAG GAATTGTTGAAGAGAGTGTAACAGGTGTACATAGATTATACCAATTATCAAAAGCAGGAAAATTATCCGTCCCTGCCATGAATGTCAATGATAGTGTAACAAAAACTAAGTTTGATAATCTTTATAGCTGCCGCGAAAGTATTATCGATAG CTTGAAACGATCCACAGATATTATGTTTGGTGGAAAACAAGTTGTAATTTGTGGTTATGGTGAAGTTGGTAAAGGTTGTTGTCAAGCCCTTAAGGGTTTAGGTTGTATCGTTTATATAACTGAGATCGATCCAATTTGTGCTTTACAAGCGAG CATGGACGGTTTTAGAGTAATGAAACTGAACGAAGTAATCCGAAATGTAGATATCGTTATTACCGCAACTGGCAATAAAAATGTAGTTACGCGCGAACACATGGATAAAATGAAAAACGGCTGCGTAGTATGCAATATGGGACATAGTAATACCGAAATAGACATT AACAGTTTACGCACGCCCGATTTAACTTGGGAAAAAGTAAGGTCTCAAGTGGATCATGTTATCTGGCCAGATGGAAAGCGCATCGTGTTATTAGCGGAAGGCCGATTAGTCAACTTGTCTTGTTCCAGCATCCCCTCATTTGTTGTGTCGATCACAGCCGCTACCCAAGCGTTAGCACTAATTGAACTTTTCAACGCACCATCAGGGCGATATAAAAGTGACGTTTATCTGTTACCAAAAAAGATGG ATGAGTACGTGGCTTCATTACATTTACCAACGTTTGATGCACATTTGACGGAACTAACAGATGAACAAGCCAAATATATGGGACTTAATAAGGCTGGACCTTTTAAGcctaattactaccg CTATTAA
- the LOC117156054 gene encoding adenosylhomocysteinase-like 1 isoform X1: protein MADSGDAVNSTSSGKEARNTVTDGPVTDPASNNKSLEASNSAFHGARTKLDSKSGALKKSSRYRSRSLSASSTDSYSSASYTGSSSDEDDVSPREKLQKTENGFTDFCVRNINQHAFGRREIEIAEQEMPGIMALRKRAADDKPLKNAKIVGCTHINAQTAVLIETLVHLGAQVRWAACNIYSTQNEVAAALAHAGYPIFAWRGETEEDFWWCIDKCVAAENWQPNMILDDGGDATHLMLKKYNAMFKMIQGIVEESVTGVHRLYQLSKAGKLSVPAMNVNDSVTKTKFDNLYSCRESIIDSLKRSTDIMFGGKQVVICGYGEVGKGCCQALKGLGCIVYITEIDPICALQASMDGFRVMKLNEVIRNVDIVITATGNKNVVTREHMDKMKNGCVVCNMGHSNTEIDINSLRTPDLTWEKVRSQVDHVIWPDGKRIVLLAEGRLVNLSCSSIPSFVVSITAATQALALIELFNAPSGRYKSDVYLLPKKMDEYVASLHLPTFDAHLTELTDEQAKYMGLNKAGPFKPNYYRY, encoded by the exons ATGGCTGACAGCGGGGATGCTGTGAATAGTACGTCTTCAGGGAAAGAGGCTAGAAATACCGTTACCGATGGTCCTGTCACCGATCCAGCATCAAACAACAAG AGCCTAGAGGCATCAAATAGTGCCTTTCACGGCGCGAGAACAAAATTA GATTCCAAGTCAGGAGCTTTGAAGAAGTCCAGCCGTTATCGTAGTCGATCTTTGTCAGCCAGTAGCACAGATAGTTACAGTTCTG CATCTTATACAGGAAGTTCATCGGACGAAGATGACGTGTCACCTCGTGAAAAACTTCAAAAAACAGAAAATGGTTTCACAGATTTTTGTGTACGCAACATTAATCAACATGCATTTGGTAGAAGAGAGATAGAAATAGCGGAACAAGAAATGCCGGGAATTATGGCACTTCGTAAACGTGCCGCCGATGATAAG CCATTGAAAAATGCTAAAATCGTTGGGTGCACTCATATCAATGCTCAAACTGCTGTTCTTATTGAAACCTTAGTACATTTGGGTGCACAAGTTAGATGGGCAGCATGTAACATATATTCTACTCAAAATGAAGTGGCTGCTGCTCTGGCTCATGCTGGTTATCCAATTTTTGCTTGGCGCGGTGAAACAGAAGAAGATTTTTGGTGGTGTATTGATAAATGTGTAGCTGCTGAAAATTGGCAACCTAATATGATATTAGATGATGGTGGTGATGCAACACATTTAATGCTcaaaaaatataatgctatGTTTAAAATGATTCAAG GAATTGTTGAAGAGAGTGTAACAGGTGTACATAGATTATACCAATTATCAAAAGCAGGAAAATTATCCGTCCCTGCCATGAATGTCAATGATAGTGTAACAAAAACTAAGTTTGATAATCTTTATAGCTGCCGCGAAAGTATTATCGATAG CTTGAAACGATCCACAGATATTATGTTTGGTGGAAAACAAGTTGTAATTTGTGGTTATGGTGAAGTTGGTAAAGGTTGTTGTCAAGCCCTTAAGGGTTTAGGTTGTATCGTTTATATAACTGAGATCGATCCAATTTGTGCTTTACAAGCGAG CATGGACGGTTTTAGAGTAATGAAACTGAACGAAGTAATCCGAAATGTAGATATCGTTATTACCGCAACTGGCAATAAAAATGTAGTTACGCGCGAACACATGGATAAAATGAAAAACGGCTGCGTAGTATGCAATATGGGACATAGTAATACCGAAATAGACATT AACAGTTTACGCACGCCCGATTTAACTTGGGAAAAAGTAAGGTCTCAAGTGGATCATGTTATCTGGCCAGATGGAAAGCGCATCGTGTTATTAGCGGAAGGCCGATTAGTCAACTTGTCTTGTTCCAGCATCCCCTCATTTGTTGTGTCGATCACAGCCGCTACCCAAGCGTTAGCACTAATTGAACTTTTCAACGCACCATCAGGGCGATATAAAAGTGACGTTTATCTGTTACCAAAAAAGATGG ATGAGTACGTGGCTTCATTACATTTACCAACGTTTGATGCACATTTGACGGAACTAACAGATGAACAAGCCAAATATATGGGACTTAATAAGGCTGGACCTTTTAAGcctaattactaccg CTATTAA
- the LOC117156054 gene encoding adenosylhomocysteinase-like 1 isoform X4, whose amino-acid sequence MADSGDAVNSTSSGKEARNTVTDGPVTDPASNNKDSKSGALKKSSRYRSRSLSASSTDSYSSGSSSDEDDVSPREKLQKTENGFTDFCVRNINQHAFGRREIEIAEQEMPGIMALRKRAADDKPLKNAKIVGCTHINAQTAVLIETLVHLGAQVRWAACNIYSTQNEVAAALAHAGYPIFAWRGETEEDFWWCIDKCVAAENWQPNMILDDGGDATHLMLKKYNAMFKMIQGIVEESVTGVHRLYQLSKAGKLSVPAMNVNDSVTKTKFDNLYSCRESIIDSLKRSTDIMFGGKQVVICGYGEVGKGCCQALKGLGCIVYITEIDPICALQASMDGFRVMKLNEVIRNVDIVITATGNKNVVTREHMDKMKNGCVVCNMGHSNTEIDINSLRTPDLTWEKVRSQVDHVIWPDGKRIVLLAEGRLVNLSCSSIPSFVVSITAATQALALIELFNAPSGRYKSDVYLLPKKMDEYVASLHLPTFDAHLTELTDEQAKYMGLNKAGPFKPNYYRY is encoded by the exons ATGGCTGACAGCGGGGATGCTGTGAATAGTACGTCTTCAGGGAAAGAGGCTAGAAATACCGTTACCGATGGTCCTGTCACCGATCCAGCATCAAACAACAAG GATTCCAAGTCAGGAGCTTTGAAGAAGTCCAGCCGTTATCGTAGTCGATCTTTGTCAGCCAGTAGCACAGATAGTTACAGTTCTG GAAGTTCATCGGACGAAGATGACGTGTCACCTCGTGAAAAACTTCAAAAAACAGAAAATGGTTTCACAGATTTTTGTGTACGCAACATTAATCAACATGCATTTGGTAGAAGAGAGATAGAAATAGCGGAACAAGAAATGCCGGGAATTATGGCACTTCGTAAACGTGCCGCCGATGATAAG CCATTGAAAAATGCTAAAATCGTTGGGTGCACTCATATCAATGCTCAAACTGCTGTTCTTATTGAAACCTTAGTACATTTGGGTGCACAAGTTAGATGGGCAGCATGTAACATATATTCTACTCAAAATGAAGTGGCTGCTGCTCTGGCTCATGCTGGTTATCCAATTTTTGCTTGGCGCGGTGAAACAGAAGAAGATTTTTGGTGGTGTATTGATAAATGTGTAGCTGCTGAAAATTGGCAACCTAATATGATATTAGATGATGGTGGTGATGCAACACATTTAATGCTcaaaaaatataatgctatGTTTAAAATGATTCAAG GAATTGTTGAAGAGAGTGTAACAGGTGTACATAGATTATACCAATTATCAAAAGCAGGAAAATTATCCGTCCCTGCCATGAATGTCAATGATAGTGTAACAAAAACTAAGTTTGATAATCTTTATAGCTGCCGCGAAAGTATTATCGATAG CTTGAAACGATCCACAGATATTATGTTTGGTGGAAAACAAGTTGTAATTTGTGGTTATGGTGAAGTTGGTAAAGGTTGTTGTCAAGCCCTTAAGGGTTTAGGTTGTATCGTTTATATAACTGAGATCGATCCAATTTGTGCTTTACAAGCGAG CATGGACGGTTTTAGAGTAATGAAACTGAACGAAGTAATCCGAAATGTAGATATCGTTATTACCGCAACTGGCAATAAAAATGTAGTTACGCGCGAACACATGGATAAAATGAAAAACGGCTGCGTAGTATGCAATATGGGACATAGTAATACCGAAATAGACATT AACAGTTTACGCACGCCCGATTTAACTTGGGAAAAAGTAAGGTCTCAAGTGGATCATGTTATCTGGCCAGATGGAAAGCGCATCGTGTTATTAGCGGAAGGCCGATTAGTCAACTTGTCTTGTTCCAGCATCCCCTCATTTGTTGTGTCGATCACAGCCGCTACCCAAGCGTTAGCACTAATTGAACTTTTCAACGCACCATCAGGGCGATATAAAAGTGACGTTTATCTGTTACCAAAAAAGATGG ATGAGTACGTGGCTTCATTACATTTACCAACGTTTGATGCACATTTGACGGAACTAACAGATGAACAAGCCAAATATATGGGACTTAATAAGGCTGGACCTTTTAAGcctaattactaccg CTATTAA
- the LOC117156054 gene encoding adenosylhomocysteinase-like 1 isoform X2 — translation MADSGDAVNSTSSGKEARNTVTDGPVTDPASNNKSLEASNSAFHGARTKLDSKSGALKKSSRYRSRSLSASSTDSYSSGSSSDEDDVSPREKLQKTENGFTDFCVRNINQHAFGRREIEIAEQEMPGIMALRKRAADDKPLKNAKIVGCTHINAQTAVLIETLVHLGAQVRWAACNIYSTQNEVAAALAHAGYPIFAWRGETEEDFWWCIDKCVAAENWQPNMILDDGGDATHLMLKKYNAMFKMIQGIVEESVTGVHRLYQLSKAGKLSVPAMNVNDSVTKTKFDNLYSCRESIIDSLKRSTDIMFGGKQVVICGYGEVGKGCCQALKGLGCIVYITEIDPICALQASMDGFRVMKLNEVIRNVDIVITATGNKNVVTREHMDKMKNGCVVCNMGHSNTEIDINSLRTPDLTWEKVRSQVDHVIWPDGKRIVLLAEGRLVNLSCSSIPSFVVSITAATQALALIELFNAPSGRYKSDVYLLPKKMDEYVASLHLPTFDAHLTELTDEQAKYMGLNKAGPFKPNYYRY, via the exons ATGGCTGACAGCGGGGATGCTGTGAATAGTACGTCTTCAGGGAAAGAGGCTAGAAATACCGTTACCGATGGTCCTGTCACCGATCCAGCATCAAACAACAAG AGCCTAGAGGCATCAAATAGTGCCTTTCACGGCGCGAGAACAAAATTA GATTCCAAGTCAGGAGCTTTGAAGAAGTCCAGCCGTTATCGTAGTCGATCTTTGTCAGCCAGTAGCACAGATAGTTACAGTTCTG GAAGTTCATCGGACGAAGATGACGTGTCACCTCGTGAAAAACTTCAAAAAACAGAAAATGGTTTCACAGATTTTTGTGTACGCAACATTAATCAACATGCATTTGGTAGAAGAGAGATAGAAATAGCGGAACAAGAAATGCCGGGAATTATGGCACTTCGTAAACGTGCCGCCGATGATAAG CCATTGAAAAATGCTAAAATCGTTGGGTGCACTCATATCAATGCTCAAACTGCTGTTCTTATTGAAACCTTAGTACATTTGGGTGCACAAGTTAGATGGGCAGCATGTAACATATATTCTACTCAAAATGAAGTGGCTGCTGCTCTGGCTCATGCTGGTTATCCAATTTTTGCTTGGCGCGGTGAAACAGAAGAAGATTTTTGGTGGTGTATTGATAAATGTGTAGCTGCTGAAAATTGGCAACCTAATATGATATTAGATGATGGTGGTGATGCAACACATTTAATGCTcaaaaaatataatgctatGTTTAAAATGATTCAAG GAATTGTTGAAGAGAGTGTAACAGGTGTACATAGATTATACCAATTATCAAAAGCAGGAAAATTATCCGTCCCTGCCATGAATGTCAATGATAGTGTAACAAAAACTAAGTTTGATAATCTTTATAGCTGCCGCGAAAGTATTATCGATAG CTTGAAACGATCCACAGATATTATGTTTGGTGGAAAACAAGTTGTAATTTGTGGTTATGGTGAAGTTGGTAAAGGTTGTTGTCAAGCCCTTAAGGGTTTAGGTTGTATCGTTTATATAACTGAGATCGATCCAATTTGTGCTTTACAAGCGAG CATGGACGGTTTTAGAGTAATGAAACTGAACGAAGTAATCCGAAATGTAGATATCGTTATTACCGCAACTGGCAATAAAAATGTAGTTACGCGCGAACACATGGATAAAATGAAAAACGGCTGCGTAGTATGCAATATGGGACATAGTAATACCGAAATAGACATT AACAGTTTACGCACGCCCGATTTAACTTGGGAAAAAGTAAGGTCTCAAGTGGATCATGTTATCTGGCCAGATGGAAAGCGCATCGTGTTATTAGCGGAAGGCCGATTAGTCAACTTGTCTTGTTCCAGCATCCCCTCATTTGTTGTGTCGATCACAGCCGCTACCCAAGCGTTAGCACTAATTGAACTTTTCAACGCACCATCAGGGCGATATAAAAGTGACGTTTATCTGTTACCAAAAAAGATGG ATGAGTACGTGGCTTCATTACATTTACCAACGTTTGATGCACATTTGACGGAACTAACAGATGAACAAGCCAAATATATGGGACTTAATAAGGCTGGACCTTTTAAGcctaattactaccg CTATTAA